DNA sequence from the Lycium barbarum isolate Lr01 chromosome 5, ASM1917538v2, whole genome shotgun sequence genome:
acaaatgacatttttgtccatcaatctgcctatacagagaaagtgttgaaatgattttatatggatgaagcacatccattaagtactccgatggttgttcgatcacttgatgcgaataaagatcagttccgacctcaagaaaagaatgaggaaattcttggtccagaagtaccatattttagtgcaattggtgcactaatgtatcttgccaataccacaaggcctgacatagcattttcagttaatgtgttagcgagacatagttgtgctcctacaaggagacattggaacggaattaaacacatattgaggtatttaaaggggactatcgatttgggcttattttattctagcaattgcagtcccgatcttgttggttatgccgatgcagggtatttatctgacccacacaaagctaaatctcaaacaggctatgtatttatttgtgggggcgctgccataccttggcgatctacaaagcagtctattgtggctacctcatcaaatcatgctgagataatagttattcatgaagcgagccgtgaagttgtgtggctgaggtcaatgatacatctcattcgataaaagtgtggtttgaaatgtgataaaatacccacaatcttatatgaagataatgcagcatgcattgcccaattaaaaggaggattcataaaaggagataggacaaagcacatttcaccaaagttgttcttcacacacgagctccaaaagaatggtgatatcaacgtgcaacagattcgttcaagtgataatatggctaatttgttcaccaagtctctaccaactgcaacttttgagaagatggtgcacaagattggaatgcgaagacttaaatatttggactgaagttctcatcagggagagttaatacatgttgtattcttttttccatacaaggttttgtcccactgggttttttttgtaaggtttttaatgaggcaaccaaatgtatattattagaaatatgtactctttttccttcactagaatttttcccactgggttttttctagtaaggttttaacgaggcatattatctatcaatggacatccaagggggagtgttataaaatatatatatgaatgtccatatagtctaggttttccacatgtcctaaataagagtaggtacatgtacatttggtggcatgtatgaaatgaagaaaatgaagcaaggtacatgtacatttggtggcatgtatgaaatgaagaaaatgaagcaacacaagtttgattttaactcttggtgttgtcattgatgacttcatcaagagatttaccatctctataaatagatggttaagttctcaatttgtgaggagatatcaacaagaagtgaaatacaatctctccctcctttctacaaagttattaatttgcttctcttgtttatttccaattatgTAGTTTTATAAcagttaaataaattttaaagcaAATTTGGTACTTTTGTAGAGATGAGTCTTGCCTAACAACTATTAACACTAGTAGAAATTGTTGATCCTTTCTAGTTTGATTCTCTGTCATGATGCAAGCCCAATATAACAAATATTGTGCGCTCTGATCAATAGACCTCATTATCGTTGAGTCCAAATTCTAAAAACGCGTGTACCATATGAATTTGTATTAAAACTTATAAAATTTTTCTTATCATCTCTCATTTTGGTGTGAATTCGCTTAAAATGTCATGTACACCTTTCAGCTTTTGTTTTGACATGTCCTCATCGACTCATCCTCTATAATAGGCCTCAGACTCTCATATAGTTTTTATAATGTTTGGGGACCAGACTCCTTTTTTATTTTTCGTATTCCACCCTAAGATAAACAAATTGGATGCTCTTATTCCTGTGAATCATGCCGGATTCCCACTTTTCCAGATATATGAAAGCATATTTTCTAGGTCAAAAAAATTATGCGCACCCATTAAAGGAAGTTCAAAAGAAAAGAATACAGTACCCAAACTATCAATCATGTCACACACTTAATAGTTACTTAATACTATGAAGCACTCAAGCACATAGCTTTTGGACACAAAAATAAAGAGAAATTTATCTCATACATTTCATGTTGATGGTCTCCTTTGCACTCTCAATATCCGCACCGCAGCCTACCACCTTCGTCCCTTGTCAATGTCCTTGCCCCCACACCTCACGTACAACTCTTATAGTGTTTGTCTAAATTATATATAAACGCTTTTGGAGCAATATATTCGATTTAATTACATACTAAATACCAAAACTTAAATAAGAAAAACGCTTTTTTGTCAGATTTTTTTCTTAGAAAATCATTTTCCATCATTCTAAAGACACCGTTCATTCACTTTATTATTGATGACAAAGCGTGAAGTTGACGTCAAATCTTACATCCTAATAAAGCCTTACCACATCATGTGACACACTtattataataaaataataaaggcAAAAATTGGTGTCAAGCCGGCCGTTGAGAAAGTCGAAATGAAAGATTGGAGCACATTGTTAGTGGCTTAGTGGCCTAATGGGCATTTTAAAATTAGGCTACCTGTTTTAGACTTTAGTCATGTCTTTTGTTTATTAATCGACAAACAAGGGGGTCCATAAATAAATAACAACGGGTTTATTAATTCGATGGTCAGTATTGTCCACCTATTCATTAGGATTAGGACAAGtcgttttatttattttattcagATAAGGTTCTTGTACAATATTTTTAGCTCATGGATTTGATTTGATGTATTGATGCATAATACGGAGTATATGTTAATATCTTTTAAGTATTCACAAGAATATTGCCACCTAGAATAATCAACATCAAGATTTGTATTAAAATTTTGTGTTGATGATGGAAACAATTTTGACTAATTAAATACTTTTAATTTCGTTAATAAACagccaagaaaaagaaaaagaaaataatgtcGAAGGACAAAGATGGCGTTCTTGTGTGACTATCTCAATATGTTTACTAGTTTAGAATTTGAAGGTCACTCAATTGCACGGTCCTAATTTGATTTTTATGGATAATATATTATAGCTAGGGATTTTGGTTTCAAGTTTCGGGAAAATTCTTGGTAGGGAGTCCTACATTCCTTTGTTCGTCCGTAGATGCAAATTCAGATAAGTCGGACCAATGAATTTTAATTACTgaatcattaaaaaaaattaagttgatTTTAGTTCTACTTGATCAGTCAACTTAGCTAATGATTGTTTAGGAGTTCTTCTTGAAGTTACAAGCCACTTAACGTAATATATGTATTGCATCTAGATAAGATCAAAGACTGTGTAGTAGCTATTTTTAGATCTTCCTTTCATTTTTCTGGTTGAAGTTTAAGGAAGCTAAAAATTACTATGTACACTAATTATTTTTAGTAAGTTTAACAACCTTCCATCATAGAATTTTCCTCATTTTGTAGCTAACATAATTTGGAACTAGGCAAGCTGCTTTGTTATCATCAGAGTTGATTTTTGACACACGCATTTTGTTATCTTCCAACAAGAAAAATAAGGTGTTTAATAGGTATACTTTGACTTGGTTCAGGTGTTCGGTAGGTATAATTGTTAGTTTGGATGTCTAAATAGAAAATAATTCTACAAGGGGTCGTTTATATATTCAGTCAATTCAACATAAAAATGTAATAGCCGAGGGGGGGCTCTTCAATAAAAGATTCGTTGCATGTGTGCGGGTGCGCGACTGAAAATCCAATAGAATTTAACAGATATTAAATTTAGACTCGTAAAATTCTTAAAAATCGaatcaattaaaattaaattttggTTCCACCTCAGGGCCGGTAGGTCCACCATATCACATGAGGCTTCCTTATCTCATCAACATAATTTAGGTCATAAATCCTCAAACAAGGAGTCATGATTAGCATTGGCACTATCATGTATAACAATAATTAATAGTTGCACTAATTTTAAGTACTCTCCTAAATTGAGATAATTGGTGAAACACCCTTCAACATTTAaacaagggaaaagggtcaaaattgtcCCTTTACTTtaggaaaaagggctaaaaatatcttccGTTATAAATTCGGGTAAAAAATATCCCTCTCATTAGAGGTGTTCATggtccggtttgactcggtttttggttaaaatcaaaccaaaccaatcaaggcggttttttttaatattcagaccaaaccaaaccattatagtataaattctatcggtttcggttttatcggttttgtcggtttggtttggtttttccgggttgtaataatatattttataatgCAAAAAAATTGACAAACTTATTTACAAACTTGCACTTTTGAGTAGTTGTAGTTTCCATCTGAAAAAAAGTATCCAAAAATCTAAATAAATAGAGAAATTCAAAATCATTAGATAAAAACTAAATCAACAGAAAAAATCAAAATCAGTGGAGAAAATCTAAAATAacagagaaataaaataaaaaacacataCAAGATGAAAGACTAGAGAAGCAATTCATTCAAGTAAAACTTCAAAGACACAAAAATAATTACACAAACAAAGAGTAGGGAACATACAAAAAGTAaccaaaaaataaaagggaagaaaaagtTACAGACTTACAGGGATTAAAGCTTCTTGTACTATCGCGGTGCACACAGAATAATTGTGGTTTATGATGTAACCGACCAAGAGAGCTTCAACAATGTCAAGCAATGGTTGAGTGAAATAGACCGATATGCAAGTGATAATGTGAACAAACTTCTTGTTGGAAATAAGTGTGATCTCACAGCACAGAAGGTAGTTTCCACAGAGACAGCTCAGGCTTTTGCTGATGAAATTGGCATACCTTTCATGGAAACAAGTGCAAAAAGTGTCACTAATGTAGAACAGACTTTCATGGCTATGGCTGCTTCAATCAAGAACAGAATGGCAAGCCAACCGGCAAGAGCGGTTGTTGTTCATCTTGAAAGGACGAAGCTCTGTTGCCTTGATGATGATTCTGATGTGGAGCTGTGGTGAAGCTGGCACGCAACAACACAAAGTACCACTTAACAAGCCTAGCCACAACAGACAAGAATGGACAtcatgaaaaagagaaaaaaggaacaaaagaTAGTGCATGGTGCACTCACAAAACATAACTTCTTTTTAGAATATTTAGCATGtgtttgtattaaaaaaaaaaaaataccaaaaagTAGAATAAGAAAATTCAGCAGAGAAATCTCTTAACAGACAAATGTAATCATGGAGAGTTTATTTATGTTAACTATTCAGTAAGagatttttattttactttaattGTAAATGGACTTGGGGAACATGGGCTAGACTTTTCTCTTGGAATGGTCCTAAATTATGAAGAAGTTAAAAAATAGATAAAGTTtaattaacatatataaatatatataatattttaaatatgtacatatttatcggttcggttcggtttagtTCGGTTTTTTTTATGagtaacaccaaaccaaaccaaatgttatcggtttttaaaaatctaaaaccaaaccaaaccaaaccgaacCGGTTTTCGGTTTATTAAATCGGTTTGACTTGGTTTATCAGTTCGGATCGGTTTTTCGGTCTCGTTTGAACACCCCTACCTCtcatcattaaagttttcaattatacccttatattAATGGAAATCCCCAAATCCTTCAAAATAAccttatttcatttttaaacccaacccaactacataaaaaactcATATGCGACTAACTTGTTCCCGAGTCCTATATCTGGAGCCACAAGGCACAGGAGCGGTTTAACCCATATggattttttatttagttgggtcgggtttaaattgAGCGGGTTTAAAATGAACACTACAAGAATTATAaaaatggcaacaaaaaaattaatattttaataacTTAGTTTTCTTGTTGGCAAATGAACTTTTTGTtgtcaaagaatttaattttgttgtcatagtattgattattattgcaaaaaatacttttgacaacaacaaaaaaagttgttgcgcgttgttgcaataacagccgttgggaaagtCTGTGCAACAAAGAAAAATgttgccaaaagtattttttgcaacaataattaatctatggcaacaaaaaaaaattgccaaatatattttttcttgtagtggaaATCGAGTTATTTTGGAGATTTCTGTTAAGACAGGAGTATGTTTAAAATTTTTAATGATGAGACGaatattttttacccaaatttatAATGTAAGATATTTTTAGCCTTTCCCCTTTAAATAATTATGGACTTAGCACTTAATCAGTGAGGTTGTCCTATCAAACTTATAAAATGACTAgacgtgatatatatatatatatatatatattatacgcTTGATCCATTGAATTGCTTCTTCTAGCTATGCATTTTCTAATAAAGGAGAAATGCAAATATTATATAGTTCACCTATAGAAAATCTAGTTGAATTTCTTATTTTTGCTTATAGTTAAGAAGGGATTTTAATCTTCCATATATATTATCAAACACAAGGTCACTTTTTGTGGATTAAAGGAGATTACTTGTTAGTTAAGTACAAGATAGAAGTaaagtctgcgtacattctaACTTTTTCAGACTTCACTTTATGAGAtgacactggatatgttgttgttgatgttagttaGTTAGTTAAATCCGAAATTCCAAATCTTAAAGTTGTTAATCAGTATTGCGTTTATCAAAGTTGATTCGTAATTTGGTATTTGAAGTTCTAAATCAGGGGAACTCTTATAAATTAAAAGACTAAGAGGACGTTCTTGTAATATTTAAAACTTGAAGAGTTCACACACTATACGATTTGACCCCTCAATGATGTTTTGATTTTTCTAGTCGACGTGTTGTATTTGTTTTAGATCCCGATTAATCTAGACTCGTGCCGCGTAAGGCTAGTTAAAAGGAGACCAGCTCATTACCAATTTTTTTCATTTAGAAGGCTCGAACTTGACACATTTCTAATTAAAATTTGAGAGATTTTATCCATTCCACTATAAACTTCGATTGTATCCCCTCAATCATGTTATGTAAACATAATGAATGCGCAATGAACTAAACCAATGTTATCACTTTCAAGTTTTTCAATATTCCAAAAGATTATAATCTAAAAAGTAATCATGTAATGTTTGTGACTTGTGACTTGTGACTTGTGAGGAAATATTCCAATTCCTTAGTAgaaggaacaattatttataTCCAATCTTTTATCTTTATCTTCTACTATACCCGATTGATTGCTTCAACATGCTGGAATAATTCAAAAACTAAGAAAAGGCCAAAGCTATGAAATAACTTTAAGGATGTGACTTCCCATTTTTGACatatttttttattcattttttttcataATTATTTTAGTGGATTAGACCTCTGAATAATAGAAGAACAAAGAGTTTTTAGTGCTAGCATAATCACACACCTCAATATGTAGGTTTACAAACAAAATCTCATATTGATAactgggaaaaaaaaaaacaagtagcATAAAAAGGTGTAGTGAATAATGATACTCTTAATGATTTGAGACTTTTTGAGAAAAATTTTGGGGATTTAAttcaaagcggacaatatcacaccaTAATAATATTAAGTATTGTTTGATTGTTTTAGTCCAACAATTGATATCAAAGCTAACGGTTCAACAAGACAAATATAGAAATGGTCATGGTAACGTGGGCTCGATTGACTGCCCATGCATGTCTACAAGCCGATTGATAAAGACTTTCAGTCGTTGCACGCTAGCGTGAGGCCTTTTGAAAAAGATCGTGTGATTTTAGCCCAAAACAAAAATTATTGCACCATATTAAGAGTATATTCGGTTGTTTTAACTGAACCGTGATAAATTTGCGATTATTAACCTATAACCCTAATATCCTTGTCGACAATTTGACAGATGAATACTTAGAGAATTGTAATATTTTCCTtatgtaaaatataaatattctaAATTTTTATTTTGCTTTGTCTTCAAGTAACTTAAACAcctaaaacatatttttaaaaagttACGTAATACAAATACGATGATGGTAACATTTTCGCTTGGTGGCCCATATTTGTCTCCTTTCTTTGCAATACAAATACAATAGAATCACGCAATTTCTTGGAAAAGATTTTCCAGTTTTCCAAAATAAAACCTATTCCCTTTTTCCATATTTGTCAAAGTAATTCTTTACGCAACTTGCTTGGACCAAAATACCAATATATTCAACGCCTTTTCATTTCTTTCAATAAATAATTTAGATTTCCACCCTCAAGTGGTGGGATGAACGAAATCCCGCTATACTTAATCAAATGTGTCGGGATTGACTAGATGATGCAATTTTCTAACacttaaaaaatattaaaattgcaataaatagtatatatacaacaacaaggTACCCATGAAattccacaatgtggggtctggagagggtaagatgtacgcagacaTTAGTACCTTACCTCTTCCTtggaaggtagagaggctgtttccgaaagaccctcggctcaagagaaagcttGACAAATAAGATTAGATATGGACAAGTAGATCAAATCagtattaaaatgaaaataacgagAGCAAGAAAGTCATGATAAAGCAGCCTAAAAAAAGCGGCAGTAGCTCCACAGATAAATAAGGTACAAGGCAGTAACTACATTtgatatacaaatgaatacacTAACAACATGTAACAAAAGTCGAAGGGCAAGAAACTATACAAGTAATACCACGCCTACTACTATGGACCTAGTAAGTAGGCAATGAATGACTACCTACTAACCTCTACCCTAATTTGTGTCCTCCATAGtccctatctaaggtcatgttctCATTAAGTTGTACCTTCGCCATGTCCTAtataatcacctctccccaatacttcttcggtctaccTCTACCTTTCTTGAAACAGTCCAGAGTCTGCCATTAAGTTGGCCCACTTACATGAGTAACGATTAAATGTGGGAAAGGTCCCATGAAACCTGCTTTTGCTAAGACCCCAACCCTTCTTCCAACTCATTCGACCAAATTTGTTGGCTTCACCTAGCTCCTCTGCTATTGTACTCGCTACCCTAAAAATTCCCTTGAAACGTTTATCACCGGCCGAGATGCAACAACATCGTGAAAAAGGGCTATGCTACTATTGTGATGAAATATCCTTATTTTTATAAACAAATTATGGAGCAGCTTGTTATTGAAATGCTCCGAGATGGTATTATTCAGCCTAGTACTAGTCCTTTCTCCTCTCCAGTGCTATTGGTGAGTAAGAAGGAGGGGACGTGGCGTTTTTGTATGGACTATAGGACATTGAATAGCATTACCATTAGGGATCGTTTCCCTATACCCACTAGCTAGTGATGAACTATTCGACGAACTACATGGGGTTCAAGTTTTCTCCAAACTAGATCTTCTCCAGTTATCACCAAATTCGTGTAGCGGCAACAAATGTTCCCAAAACGTCCTTTCGAACACATGATGGACACAATGAATTTTTAGTAATGCCGTTTGGATTGTCCAATGTTCCCTCTACTTTCCAGTCCACGATGAATGACATTTTTTTGCCTCTCTTGTGGTTGTATGTACTTGTACTCTTTGATGATATTTTCATTTATGGTGCAACCTAGGCTTTACATTTGAAGCACTTAGCTGTTGTGCTTCAGTTACTTCAAGATCAGCAGTTAGTCGTAAAGAGATCGAAGCGCCATTTTGGACAAAGGCAGATAGAATATTTGAGGCATTGGCTCACGCCCCAGGAGCTTGCCGTTGACCTATCTATGATTACAATCATCCAAAATTGGCCAATTCCATCCACACTAAAAGTAGCCCGTAGTTTTTTGGGCCTGGTGGGGCACTACCACCGCTTTATCCAACATTATACCGATATTGCTGGTTCGCTAACAGATATTTTGTGGAAAGATGTTTTTAAATGGTTAACCCAAGCCCAATAATCCTTTGATGAACTTAAACGAATTTAAGTTCCACACCAGTCTTGGCGCTATCTAATTTTTCTGAGGAATTTCAGCTGGAAATCGATGCTTCCGGAGTAGGGATTAATTCTCTCTCAAAGGCGCCACTCTATTGCATTCTATAGCCAGAAACTATACCCGCTGAAGGCATCCACTTATCACAGGGAGATATATGCCATCACATGAACAGTGGCGAAATGGAGACAATATCCATTGGACCGACGCTTTACTGTTTTGACTAATGAGCAATCATTGAAGAATCTAACAGAGCAGGTCATTAAAACGCTCGAGCAACAAAAAATGGTTGGGCAAGTTGGTAGGATATTAATTCACTATCATTTACCGTCCAGGCAAACTCAATAGTGCTGCAAATGTTGTTTCGCGTGTTCCTGAGGCCTTCTTACACGCTATTTCTTGTCGCACACGTACTTCACTGAACGAGTTGCACAAAGCCAATATGAATCACAATGATATATTAGCTATCCAGCAGGGTGTTTCTGAAGGCCATCCTAGTTATGTGGATTACTCTTTTGGGGAGGGTCTTCTATTTTATAAAAGGAGATTAGTGTTACCTAGTGATTCCCCTCTTCGTCTCTAATTTTTTAGTCAATTCCATGATTTCAAGTTAGGAGGTATTGAGACATAGGATTCCAAGTCACGTACTACTA
Encoded proteins:
- the LOC132639882 gene encoding GTP-binding protein YPTM2-like; this encodes MAFLCDYLNMFTSLEFEGHSIARIIVVYDVTDQESFNNVKQWLSEIDRYASDNVNKLLVGNKCDLTAQKVVSTETAQAFADEIGIPFMETSAKSVTNVEQTFMAMAASIKNRMASQPARAVVVHLERTKLCCLDDDSDVELW